Genomic window (Sulfurimonas sp.):
ATGTGCAACTTTATCTGCTATTTTATTGATATTTTCTATTTTATATTCTATATCTGATTCTCTAGCAATTGCTAAAAGGTGAAGAACAGTATTTGAGCTTCCACCCATAGCCATATCTACAACAAATGCATTATGAATGGCTTTTTCATTTAAAATATTTTTCATATTATACGCAGAATTATTTTCCATTTTTGCTAACTCAACTATGCGTCTTGCTGCTTTTTTAACAAGCTCAATACGCTCAGGAGTCATTGCTAAAATAGTTCCATTACCTGGAAGTGCAATGCCCATAGCTTCACAGAGAGTATTCATAGAGTTAGCGGTGAACATACCAGAACAGCTTCCACCACTTGGACAAGCTTCACACTCAATCTCATAAAGTTCTTCGTCTGTCATCTTTCCTTCGGCATGTTGACCAACTGCTTCAAATGCAGTAGCAAGGTCGATTGGCGTACCATCTTTTTTATGTCCAGCTTCCATAGGACCGCCTGAAACAAAAATAGTAGGAACATTTACACGAAGTGCCCCCATAATCATACCTGGAACGATTTTATCACAGTTAGGGATACATATCATTGCATCTAACTGGTGAGCATTCATAACTGTTTCTATAGAATCAGCAATAATCTCACGAGATGGAAGAGAATAAAGCATTCCCTCATGTCCCATAGCTATACCATCATCAACGCCTATCGTGTTAAAGACAAATGGAACACCACCAGCTTCACGAATAGCTTTTTTTACAATTTCGCCATATTCGTGCAAGAAAAAATGCCCAGGAATAATGTCAATATAACTATTGGCAATTCCTATAAACGGTTTGTCAAAATCTTCATCTTTTAAACCTGTTGCACGAAGCAGTGAGCGATGTGGTGCCTTGTCAAAACCTTTTTTGATAATGTCACTTCTCATAAGAATCCTTAATTTTTTTCTGAACACTTGTTTTTACCCAAAGGGCATAGCAACCTTCGGCAGGAAGCCCAAAATATATGTATATTTAAATTATAAACGCGATTATACCATTTTTTTTTATATTTGGTTAAAAAACTCTTTACAAACATAAATAAAACGGCTATAATTCCGCTCACTTAAAAACATAAGTGACAAAAATTGCGGGAATAGCTCAGTGGTAGAGCACGACCTTGCCAAGGTCGGGGTCGCGAGTTCGAACCTCGTTTCCCGCTCCATTTAAATTATAAACTGTGAATTCATTCATACATGCCCGGGTGGCGAAATTGGTAGACGCAGGGGACTTAAAATCCCCCGGTAGCAATACTGTGCCGGTTCAAGTCCGGCCCCGGGCACCATTGATATGAAAGATAACTGGTGCCATCGCCAAGTGGTAAGGCCGCAGCCTGCAAAGCTGCTATCCCCAGTTCAAATCTGGGTGGCACCTCCAGTTTTATACTTTAAAACTTACAAATACAAAAAGTGGATCTTTGGCAGAGTTGGTCGAATGCACTGGTCTTGAAAACCAGCGAGGGTTATACCTCCCAGAGTTCGAATCTCTGAGGGTCCACCACTTCTCAATCTAATACAATCCAATAACATCTAAATAAACCCCTTAAACACGAGCTTCTATATTTTTATTAGTCTAACTTAATTCAATGTATGCTATAGTAATCTCAACTTTTTAGGGCTAATTTAAGGGCTTAATATTTAAAAGCCCTTTAACAAATAAAATAAGCCCCTTTAATTTGCAAAAGGGAGTTTTTATGGCACGAACTACAACACCACTAACTGACACAAAAATTAAAACAACAAAACCTAAAGATAAAGACTACAAGCTATCCGATGGTGGTGGTCTATACCTCTTAGTCACAAAAGCAGGTGGTAAGCATTGGAAACTAAAATATCGCTTTGATAATAAAGAACAAAAATTATCTTTAGGGGCTTATCCAAGTGTGTCCCTATCAAAAGCTAGAGAACTAAGAGAAAAATATAAAACAGAAATTGCAAATAGTATTAATCCTAGTGAAATAATAAAAAATAAAAAAGTATCCCAAGAGCAAGAAGAATTAAAAAATCACTACACATTTAAAAAAATAGCTTTAGAGAGACTGGCTAAAATTGAAGATGACATTAGTGAAAGCCATTACAAAAGAAGCTATAGAGGTTTAGCAAATGATGTATTTCCTTATATAGGAGATAAACCAATAGATGATGTTTTAGCAAAAGATATAATAAGCATTTTACAGATAATGATGAAGAGAAATATCAGAAACAGTGCAAAGCAAGTTTATCACTCAATCAGCAAAACTTTTAAATGGGCTGTTGCAAATGCTAAAGCACAACGAAATCCCGCAATGGATATTGACTTGGTAGAGATTATTGGAAAATCAAAAGAAAATCATTATCCAACTATCACAGATGACAATGGCATTAAAAACTTATTACTTTCTATTGATGATTATAATGGAGAGTACTCTACAAAACAAGCCCTTATGATGATGGCTTATACTTTTGTACGGTCTATAAATATTCGTTTGGCTTTATGGAGTGAGATAGATTTTGAAGCTAAACTATGGACAATACCTGCTAAGAAAATGAAAACTAAAAATGAGTTCATAATTCCACTTACTGATACAGTGATTACATTACTAAAAGATATGCACTTATACTCAAGCGATAGTCTTTATATTTTTCCAAGTGTAAAGAGCAAGACAACACCAATGAGCGATGGAGCATTACTTGGAGCCATCCGAAGAATGGGATATACAAAAGATGAGTTCACTCCTCATGGTTTTAGAGCTATGTTTTCAACTATCGCACATCAAAAAAGTGGTTTTAAATCTGAAATTATTGAAACGCAACTTGCACATAGTGTAGGGAGTACTGTTAGCCAAGCTTATAATAGAGCTAAGTATCTTGATGAACGAACAAAACTCATGCAATGGTGGAGTGATTATCTTGATAAAGTTTAAAGATAGGATGATATAGGCTAGGTTAATCAAAGTCCCAAATAATTTACTTAAGTATCTTTTGTTATATCTTTCATATTTTGGATAAAAGCTTTACTAAGTTTATTTTTAAAATTAAATTTAGGTTTTACATAACTTGTGTCTTTAAACTCGTCGAGAGTAAATAAAAAATCTAAGTATCTGTCTATTACTGCTATTTTTGTTGTATCTCTTTTCATGTGTCCTTTAAACTTTTCATAAAAAATTCGCATATCATCTTCTGAAGGTTCATGGTATAAATCCATAGCATACAACTCAGCAAAATGTTTTTGTTTCAAGCCTATTTTATCAATCCAAATTCTAAGTTCATTCTGTTTATCATTAATTTTCATTTCTAGTATGTCCCCTAAAGTCCCTTAAGATTATTTTATAATTCTACCATCTTAAACAAAAGTTTAGGAAAAATATTTTAAGGAGCCAACTATGGCAAAGAAAACACCAATGACCAAGGCTGATATAGCTAGAATTCAATCAGGAGCTGCAAAAAATGGTACTGACACATCTAAAAAAAGCTTTCCCGCTAGAGCACAAAGTACTGCTGACAAAAATTTGAATAAAGGAGTAAAGTAATTATGGACACTTCAAATATGAACCAAGAAGAGTTAGATTTATACTCTGACATTAACAATCCAAATAATGATTCAGATATGGATGACTGGGCTGATTCTCATAACCCTAATAACGATGATTATATCGATGAAAATGATTAATGACTGTTGAGGATTATCTCCTCACAGTTCTGCACTCTTTAAAACTTTTTTTAAATATCTTTAAAAACTCATTTTCATCTAATTTATAATTTGTATAGTCATATTGAAATTCACTTTCTTCCAAGGCACATGTACAATCTTCTAATTTTCGTTCATACTGAACATAAGGGATAGGTTTTTCATCTATGGATAGACAACTATCAGTAATTAGGTATTCAATTTGTATTGGGTAGCGACCTACTTCTAAATTGTATTTTTCAATTATATCATCGATATGATGACCACCAACTGCACCAATAGTTAATGTAGAAAGTATTGAAAGTATTTTTTGAGTTTTAGTCATTATTTTTCCATAAATCATTCATTTTGTATATATATTGATATAAAGCATATAGTATTGGTAATGTCATAACTGTATATATTATAAATTCTACTTTATCATAATCATTAAATGTGTAAATTTTATTTCCTATATACTCAACTAAAATCATAAAAAATATAAATTTCCACAATTCTTTTATGAAGTATATTCTGTCATATATAAAACCTCTTAGCCCTAAAACAGATGTAAAAAACAGCAATATGAAGAAAATATCATATAAATTTGTAAATATATTGTTTCCATCTAAAATAGTTTTTATCTCATTTATATCAGTGATGGACATAAATACAAAAGTACTCACTATAAATATACTAGCTAAAAGCATCAACCAATAATAAATTTTCCAGACTGTTTTTATCATTTTTTTTTGCTCTCTTTTATTTAATTGCTATTCTAATATAAAAAGTATATTTTTCAAAATATTCCTCATAAACTTCTAAAAAAGACTCAAATTATACAATTTTCACAAAAAGTGCAAAAAATTCCTTAAAAAGTAAACATAATTTAATGGCAAACCATAAAAACATGTAATAAAATTTTCTTAATTAAGACAAAGGAAAATTATGAAAAATAATATTGAAAAACTTCAGGATGAGATTATCTATTTTCGAGCTAAGGATTTAGCTAGTTATTTATCCATAAATAAGTCAAGTGTCTGGAAAATGGCTAAGGATGGACTTATAACACCTATTAAGCTTACTGAAAAAGTTACAATTTTTTCAAAAATAGAAATAGACCAACTCATTAAAGATAGAAATAACTAGGTTAATCAAAGTCCCAAAACGGAGTATGAAATGTCAGAATTAAAACAAGTTAAAGTAAATTTTTCACTTGAAGATTATGAACACATCAAACAAA
Coding sequences:
- a CDS encoding tyrosine-type recombinase/integrase, translated to MARTTTPLTDTKIKTTKPKDKDYKLSDGGGLYLLVTKAGGKHWKLKYRFDNKEQKLSLGAYPSVSLSKARELREKYKTEIANSINPSEIIKNKKVSQEQEELKNHYTFKKIALERLAKIEDDISESHYKRSYRGLANDVFPYIGDKPIDDVLAKDIISILQIMMKRNIRNSAKQVYHSISKTFKWAVANAKAQRNPAMDIDLVEIIGKSKENHYPTITDDNGIKNLLLSIDDYNGEYSTKQALMMMAYTFVRSINIRLALWSEIDFEAKLWTIPAKKMKTKNEFIIPLTDTVITLLKDMHLYSSDSLYIFPSVKSKTTPMSDGALLGAIRRMGYTKDEFTPHGFRAMFSTIAHQKSGFKSEIIETQLAHSVGSTVSQAYNRAKYLDERTKLMQWWSDYLDKV
- a CDS encoding helix-turn-helix domain-containing protein — protein: MKNNIEKLQDEIIYFRAKDLASYLSINKSSVWKMAKDGLITPIKLTEKVTIFSKIEIDQLIKDRNN
- the ilvD gene encoding dihydroxy-acid dehydratase, encoding MRSDIIKKGFDKAPHRSLLRATGLKDEDFDKPFIGIANSYIDIIPGHFFLHEYGEIVKKAIREAGGVPFVFNTIGVDDGIAMGHEGMLYSLPSREIIADSIETVMNAHQLDAMICIPNCDKIVPGMIMGALRVNVPTIFVSGGPMEAGHKKDGTPIDLATAFEAVGQHAEGKMTDEELYEIECEACPSGGSCSGMFTANSMNTLCEAMGIALPGNGTILAMTPERIELVKKAARRIVELAKMENNSAYNMKNILNEKAIHNAFVVDMAMGGSSNTVLHLLAIARESDIEYKIENINKIADKVAHIAKISPSLTTVHMDDVDKAGGVNAVMKEVSRRSGLLHLDSLMISGETLEERIADAVILDENVIHTNENAYSQVGGLSILFGNLALEGAVVKTAGIEANMRQFKGTAVCFDSQPKAIAGIMSKKVKSGDVVVIRYEGPKGGPGMQEMLAPTALIQGMGLGSSVALITDGRFSGATKGASIGHVSPEAAEGGMIALIQDGDEIELDTDKHLLQLNVSEDILAKRKAAWKLHKNEVKSKWLKRYQLLVSNASNGAVLKTEL